A single window of Micrococcaceae bacterium Sec5.1 DNA harbors:
- a CDS encoding alpha/beta fold hydrolase: protein MALNTRSASNAAEKKMSLSTKWAIAGILTGGTLAGLVGAGSSALAVYFARRVITPAARHEDQEVLALIRSDKGLQVILAATPDTTIDGVFSLFFEGGKGHARIGRIVSYSPAEQTVLREVEEVYGGNLAEARRGWWSGATYPDPAAIGLAAEEVEIDLDVGKAPAWLVRADAATHAPIWAIMVHGRGATRLEGLRAVRTARELGLDSLLISYRNDGVAPSALDGRYGLGSTEWRDVEAAIEYAMAHGAREVVLFGWSMGGAISLQTADLSKHRHLIRALVLDAPVINWVNVMAHHAEMNRIPYNVGRYGQLMLGHPLGRRLTGLSAPVDFKAMDWEARAVELRTPTLLIHSVDDDYVPFEPSASLAEKNPDMVTFEPFHGARHTKEWNVDPEKWERLVRSWLQRQLAPRNNPGQSEAAGLSERAAQSEGNAQAG from the coding sequence ATGGCATTGAATACCCGGTCAGCAAGCAACGCTGCAGAGAAGAAAATGTCCCTGAGCACCAAATGGGCCATCGCGGGAATCCTCACCGGAGGGACACTCGCAGGACTCGTCGGTGCAGGATCCTCCGCGCTCGCAGTGTATTTTGCCCGCCGCGTCATTACGCCCGCTGCCCGTCATGAGGACCAGGAGGTTCTCGCCCTCATCCGCAGCGACAAGGGACTGCAGGTCATCCTTGCGGCCACCCCTGACACCACCATCGACGGCGTGTTCAGCCTCTTCTTCGAGGGCGGCAAAGGCCATGCCAGGATTGGCAGGATCGTGTCCTACTCACCAGCTGAACAAACGGTGCTGCGCGAGGTCGAAGAGGTTTACGGCGGCAATCTGGCTGAAGCCCGCCGGGGATGGTGGAGCGGGGCAACGTACCCGGATCCTGCGGCCATCGGCCTCGCCGCCGAGGAGGTGGAGATTGACCTCGACGTCGGAAAGGCGCCGGCATGGCTGGTCCGGGCGGATGCAGCTACCCACGCACCCATCTGGGCGATCATGGTGCACGGCCGCGGTGCCACCAGGCTTGAAGGCCTCAGGGCTGTCCGGACGGCGCGGGAGCTGGGACTGGACAGCTTGCTGATTTCGTACCGTAATGACGGAGTTGCGCCCTCGGCACTTGATGGCCGGTACGGCCTAGGCTCCACCGAGTGGCGGGACGTGGAAGCCGCGATCGAATATGCGATGGCACATGGTGCCCGGGAAGTGGTCCTGTTCGGTTGGTCCATGGGTGGAGCGATCAGCCTCCAAACAGCAGATCTGTCCAAGCACAGGCACCTGATCCGTGCTTTGGTGCTGGACGCGCCAGTGATCAATTGGGTCAACGTGATGGCCCACCATGCAGAGATGAACAGGATCCCCTACAACGTGGGCCGGTACGGGCAGTTGATGCTCGGGCATCCACTGGGTCGCAGGCTGACAGGACTTTCCGCTCCCGTGGATTTCAAAGCGATGGACTGGGAAGCACGAGCCGTGGAGTTACGAACCCCAACACTGCTGATCCACAGTGTTGACGACGACTACGTCCCCTTTGAGCCTTCTGCGAGCCTTGCGGAGAAGAACCCGGACATGGTGACGTTCGAACCATTCCATGGAGCGCGGCACACGAAGGAATGGAACGTTGACCCGGAGAAATGGGAACGGCTGGTTCGCTCATGGCTGCAGCGTCAGTTGGCTCCCCGGAACAATCCCGGGCAGTCGGAGGCTGCTGGTCTGTCAGAACGTGCCGCGCAGTCGGAGGGTAACGCGCAGGCTGGGTGA
- a CDS encoding acetyl-CoA C-acyltransferase, producing the protein MSPSRSAQRSVRDVVFVDGVRTPFGKAGEKGIYAGTRADDLVVKCIRELMRRNPSLPADRIDEVAIAATTQTGDQGLTIGRTAALLAGLPRTVPGFAIDRMCAGAMTAVTTTASGIGFGAYDVVIAGGVEHMGNHPMGSGADPNPRFMSERLVDPAALNMGNTAENLHDRFPAITKDRTDAYAAASQAKLAQAYSRQQIQDDLVPVATMKPGQGWALHTTDEPPRPGTTVEDLAELRTPFRAHGRVTAGNAAGLNDGATAAVLASAEAAAELGLPVKMRLVSYAFAGVEPEVMGIGPVPATEKALKNAGLAIEDIGLFEINEAFAVQVLSFLDHFGIADDDPRVNRYGGAIAVGHPLASSGVRLMNQLARQFQEDPSVRYGITTMCIGLGMGATVIWENPHHADFESSLQTSTEGAAA; encoded by the coding sequence ATGAGTCCATCACGCAGTGCTCAGAGGAGCGTCCGCGACGTCGTGTTCGTGGATGGTGTGCGGACACCCTTCGGTAAAGCCGGCGAGAAAGGCATCTACGCGGGTACGCGCGCTGATGACCTCGTCGTAAAGTGCATCCGCGAACTGATGCGCCGCAATCCGTCGTTGCCTGCTGACCGCATTGACGAGGTAGCCATCGCCGCGACAACCCAGACCGGCGATCAAGGCCTCACCATTGGCAGGACGGCGGCCCTTCTGGCAGGCCTTCCCCGCACGGTGCCCGGCTTCGCAATCGACCGCATGTGCGCTGGAGCCATGACAGCAGTAACGACGACGGCGAGTGGCATCGGCTTCGGCGCGTACGACGTCGTCATTGCCGGCGGCGTGGAGCACATGGGAAACCACCCCATGGGGTCCGGCGCCGACCCCAATCCGCGTTTCATGTCAGAGCGGCTCGTGGATCCCGCAGCGCTGAATATGGGCAACACGGCCGAGAATTTGCACGACCGCTTTCCGGCCATCACCAAGGACCGAACGGACGCCTACGCGGCCGCCTCGCAGGCGAAACTCGCCCAAGCGTATTCCCGCCAGCAGATCCAGGACGACCTCGTCCCCGTGGCCACCATGAAGCCAGGGCAGGGTTGGGCGCTGCACACCACCGATGAGCCACCCCGGCCGGGAACCACGGTGGAGGATCTCGCCGAACTGCGTACCCCCTTCCGGGCCCATGGGCGGGTTACGGCGGGCAACGCAGCAGGCTTGAACGACGGCGCCACCGCTGCGGTACTCGCTTCGGCGGAAGCCGCTGCGGAATTGGGCCTGCCCGTGAAGATGCGCTTGGTCTCCTATGCCTTCGCGGGAGTGGAACCGGAAGTCATGGGAATCGGTCCCGTGCCAGCCACGGAAAAGGCCCTCAAAAACGCGGGCCTCGCCATCGAGGACATCGGATTGTTCGAGATCAACGAGGCCTTCGCGGTACAGGTCCTGAGCTTCCTTGATCACTTCGGCATCGCGGATGACGACCCCCGGGTCAACCGCTATGGCGGGGCGATCGCCGTCGGACATCCGCTTGCTTCCTCAGGCGTTCGGTTGATGAACCAACTGGCCCGGCAGTTCCAGGAAGACCCCTCGGTCCGTTATGGCATCACCACCATGTGCATCGGCCTGGGCATGGGCGCCACGGTGATTTGGGAGAACCCACACCACGCTGACTTCGAATCGTCCCTCCAGACCAGTACAGAAGGAGCCGCCGCATGA
- a CDS encoding DUF6421 family protein produces the protein MTITATAALPRVTADNMEWTALKAAVTALQGYQEQDGSIADPAVHAEAAQLVATISDAIIALALHFPHDARYLELLVEDFSRWVQGGFGVPDFLDSLQAFQPQEQRVDGLQHLVVFPMYTQNGSTTRLVEAVLIEVIWPEFIGGLEAGEYSNKLFVPIRFVDFTPGYDTNSAVLFPETVAVRETPTFTWGAIFADREAARFRRVLKAAAATTSLVLPADAAELLEDQELTQRTFVMWDLIHDRTHMRGDLPFDPFMIKQRMPFFLYSLEELRCDLTAFRESVRIEKDENADPDARKHAKLVQYAVIFDRIFRFAITGSRVRNYDGLGGQLLFAWMHQHHVLHWTDSKLSIDWDEAADVVVELGARIEELYWRSIDRPKAAHWLAAYELISGTVTPHPASIWAKGPEALPLNGAPRGLTDQVLDDEFPLSMFYEALEKKMRPVIESTTGITGATAA, from the coding sequence ATGACCATCACTGCCACCGCCGCCCTCCCGCGTGTCACGGCCGACAACATGGAGTGGACTGCCCTCAAGGCCGCTGTCACCGCACTTCAGGGATACCAGGAGCAGGACGGTTCCATTGCGGATCCGGCCGTCCACGCAGAAGCCGCACAACTGGTAGCAACGATTTCGGATGCCATCATCGCGTTGGCCCTTCACTTCCCGCACGACGCCCGATACCTTGAACTGTTGGTGGAAGACTTCAGCCGCTGGGTCCAGGGCGGGTTTGGAGTTCCGGATTTCCTGGACTCCCTCCAGGCCTTCCAGCCGCAGGAGCAGCGGGTCGATGGCCTCCAGCATCTGGTGGTCTTCCCGATGTATACCCAGAACGGCAGCACCACCCGCTTGGTCGAAGCTGTCTTGATCGAGGTCATTTGGCCGGAGTTCATTGGCGGACTGGAAGCCGGCGAGTACTCCAACAAGCTCTTCGTTCCCATTCGTTTTGTTGATTTCACCCCGGGCTACGACACCAATTCGGCAGTCCTCTTCCCGGAGACAGTGGCTGTCCGCGAGACACCGACGTTCACGTGGGGCGCCATCTTTGCAGACCGTGAAGCGGCCCGCTTCCGCCGCGTACTCAAAGCTGCGGCTGCCACCACATCGCTTGTGCTCCCTGCGGACGCCGCGGAGCTCCTTGAAGACCAGGAACTCACCCAGCGCACCTTCGTCATGTGGGACTTGATCCACGACCGCACACACATGCGTGGTGACCTTCCCTTTGATCCGTTCATGATCAAGCAGCGCATGCCGTTCTTCCTCTACTCCTTGGAAGAGCTCCGGTGCGATCTGACCGCCTTCCGGGAGTCAGTGCGCATCGAAAAGGACGAGAACGCCGATCCTGATGCCCGCAAGCACGCCAAGCTCGTGCAGTACGCAGTGATTTTTGACCGGATCTTCCGATTCGCCATCACCGGCAGCCGCGTTCGGAATTACGACGGCCTTGGCGGCCAGCTCCTGTTCGCGTGGATGCACCAACACCACGTGCTGCACTGGACGGACAGCAAGCTCAGCATCGACTGGGATGAAGCAGCCGACGTTGTGGTGGAGCTTGGTGCCAGGATCGAAGAGCTGTACTGGCGTTCCATCGACCGCCCGAAGGCTGCCCACTGGCTTGCGGCCTATGAGCTCATTTCCGGTACAGTGACTCCGCACCCGGCGTCGATCTGGGCCAAGGGCCCTGAAGCCCTGCCTTTGAACGGCGCCCCCCGCGGCCTTACTGACCAAGTCCTGGACGATGAGTTCCCGCTGTCCATGTTCTACGAAGCATTGGAGAAGAAAATGCGCCCTGTTATCGAATCCACCACCGGCATCACTGGCGCGACGGCGGCCTGA
- the msrB gene encoding peptide-methionine (R)-S-oxide reductase MsrB, with protein MNTPENTSKTTGVPMEKSDAQWRDELTPDEYRVLRQAGTERPYTGEYWDTHTEGVYQCRACGSQLFTSHEKFDSHCGWPSFWAPLAEGTVRYLHDRTMGMDRVEVRCANCDSHLGHVFEGEGYGTPTDQRFCINSISLRLVESKEPVESMEPAESDKK; from the coding sequence ATGAACACTCCTGAGAACACCAGCAAGACCACGGGCGTGCCCATGGAGAAGTCCGACGCCCAGTGGCGTGATGAGCTAACCCCTGATGAGTACCGAGTGCTGCGCCAGGCCGGTACTGAGCGGCCTTACACCGGCGAGTACTGGGACACTCATACAGAGGGCGTTTATCAGTGCCGCGCTTGTGGCAGTCAGTTGTTCACCAGCCACGAAAAGTTTGATTCCCATTGCGGTTGGCCGTCTTTCTGGGCGCCGTTGGCGGAGGGCACGGTGCGTTACCTGCATGACCGCACTATGGGGATGGACCGGGTGGAAGTCCGGTGCGCGAACTGCGATTCGCATTTGGGTCACGTGTTTGAAGGCGAGGGGTACGGCACTCCCACGGATCAGCGGTTCTGCATTAATTCGATCTCGCTGCGGCTTGTGGAATCGAAAGAGCCAGTTGAGTCCATGGAGCCAGCCGAGTCCGACAAGAAGTAG
- a CDS encoding SDR family NAD(P)-dependent oxidoreductase — translation MSPLTVLVTGGSSASGVAAARALAAAGYRVFTIGSDDVRIKAASLEAGDGVTPLVCDLASLDSVRELAETIHQLGVERIDGVIHLVGGWRSATGIEDQSDDDWESLEEGAITTLRNVSRVFYRQLEESPHGRFAMVSSTVVSAPTAATASYAAAKAAAEAWTLAVADGFRQDQSGNKQTPAPQHSAAGIFVVKSLVDAAMRRAHPERRFPGYTDVEELAAAVVELFSEPADTLNGQRILLAK, via the coding sequence ATGAGCCCACTGACAGTCCTGGTGACCGGCGGCAGCAGCGCGTCCGGTGTAGCTGCGGCGCGCGCTTTGGCGGCCGCCGGTTACAGGGTTTTCACCATCGGTTCAGACGATGTCCGTATCAAGGCCGCATCCTTGGAGGCCGGTGATGGCGTGACCCCGCTGGTTTGCGACCTCGCCAGCCTTGATTCTGTTCGCGAACTTGCAGAGACGATTCATCAGCTCGGCGTCGAGCGAATAGACGGCGTCATCCATCTCGTGGGCGGCTGGCGCAGTGCGACCGGCATCGAGGACCAGTCCGACGACGACTGGGAATCCCTTGAAGAGGGCGCGATTACCACCCTGCGCAACGTCTCGCGCGTTTTCTATCGCCAGTTGGAAGAGTCACCCCATGGCCGCTTTGCCATGGTCTCATCCACCGTCGTGTCTGCACCGACCGCCGCGACAGCAAGCTACGCAGCTGCCAAGGCCGCCGCAGAAGCCTGGACCCTCGCGGTAGCCGACGGTTTCCGGCAAGATCAGTCAGGAAACAAACAAACCCCGGCACCACAACACAGCGCCGCCGGGATCTTCGTGGTCAAATCCCTCGTCGATGCCGCCATGCGGCGCGCGCACCCGGAGCGGCGCTTCCCAGGCTACACGGACGTCGAAGAACTGGCTGCCGCCGTCGTCGAACTCTTTAGCGAACCGGCGGACACCCTCAACGGCCAGCGCATCCTGCTGGCCAAATAG
- a CDS encoding DUF3000 domain-containing protein — translation MVNALAQVPSEFLSALGSLRKAQCRSELRLDEIPAPARLAPYAVALGAEVFSPTAATRQIPVHGPAAKAFAEKQNASPPDEEDDELATGRFILLYDPDGSAVWEGEFRIVTYIRAQMDAEMGNDTMLGSVAWTWLVEALENHAAQYRAAGGTATRILSESFGTLSDRPDTIDIELRASWTPATANVQAHLEAWSDMVCTFAGLPPLPPGVTGLPNRRLN, via the coding sequence ATGGTGAACGCCCTCGCCCAGGTTCCCTCGGAATTTCTTTCCGCCTTGGGATCGCTACGAAAAGCACAATGCCGCAGCGAACTGCGGTTGGACGAAATCCCTGCGCCCGCCCGTCTGGCACCATACGCTGTGGCCCTTGGAGCGGAAGTCTTCAGCCCGACGGCAGCCACCCGCCAAATTCCGGTCCACGGCCCTGCAGCCAAAGCCTTCGCCGAAAAGCAGAACGCCAGCCCTCCGGATGAAGAGGACGACGAGCTGGCTACCGGCCGTTTCATCCTGCTGTACGACCCCGACGGCTCGGCAGTATGGGAAGGCGAATTCCGGATTGTCACCTATATCCGCGCCCAGATGGACGCCGAGATGGGAAATGACACCATGCTGGGTTCCGTCGCGTGGACCTGGCTGGTGGAAGCCCTTGAAAACCATGCTGCCCAGTACCGCGCTGCGGGAGGTACTGCAACAAGGATTCTTTCGGAGAGCTTCGGCACCCTGTCCGATCGCCCCGACACGATAGATATCGAATTGCGTGCCTCCTGGACTCCTGCCACGGCAAATGTGCAAGCGCACCTGGAGGCCTGGTCTGACATGGTTTGTACGTTCGCCGGGCTGCCCCCCTTGCCGCCGGGCGTTACCGGACTACCCAACAGGAGGCTCAATTGA
- a CDS encoding 3-hydroxyacyl-CoA dehydrogenase NAD-binding domain-containing protein, whose amino-acid sequence MSATEFQKLASLFPDEIVTHSYVQDIQLPGGAGTFALITLDNGLDHSKPTTLGPNTLVELGEVLDGLKERAAKGEIVGVGVTGKPYFLVAGADLSAVKTLKEREHGLWMAQLGHAVYSTLANLGVPSFAFINGLALGGGLEIALQSTYRTVSTGAGALALPEAFIGLVPGWGGVYILPRLIGPENAVKVMIENPLSNNRTLTGPEAFELGIADAIFEPADFVEQSLAWAARVITGKETPVRKNAVDPSDEGVASRWAAAVSAGRAFVEAKTSNASPAPAKVLDIMEANRTMSQGESAELECETLAGLMQTDEFRSTVYAFLDLVQKRSKRPAGAPDRKLARPVTKVGVVGAGLMASQLALLFARQLKVPVVMTDIDQARVDKGVAYVHAEVDKLLAKKRIKADAANRTKALVTGSVSKAVFADADFVIEAVFEELHIKKQVFAEVEEIVSPECILATNTSSLSVTAMAEDLRHPERLVGFHFFNPVAVMPLLEIVRAPKTDDAVLATAFELAKGLKKTAVLVKDAPAFVVNRILLRLMGEVIAAFDEGTPAEVADTALRPMGLPMTPFTLSAMVGLPVAQHVQESLHNAFGGRFPVSQNLQKLIDNGVKSLWVPGPDGKPVIPAETLAIMSFGNTPSTREEVLRRTQDALAEEIGLMLEEGVVAGPEDIDLCVIMGAGWPMFLGGITPYLDRVGAAERVNGKRFLAPGVASAPA is encoded by the coding sequence ATGAGCGCCACAGAATTCCAGAAGCTCGCCTCCCTCTTCCCCGACGAGATCGTGACGCATTCCTACGTCCAGGACATCCAGCTTCCAGGCGGTGCAGGCACCTTTGCCTTAATCACCCTGGACAACGGACTGGACCACTCCAAACCCACCACGCTGGGGCCAAACACCCTGGTGGAATTGGGCGAAGTCCTGGATGGACTCAAGGAGCGTGCCGCCAAGGGTGAAATCGTAGGGGTCGGTGTGACCGGCAAACCATACTTCCTGGTGGCCGGCGCAGACTTGTCTGCCGTGAAGACCCTCAAAGAACGCGAGCATGGCCTGTGGATGGCCCAGCTTGGACACGCTGTGTACTCCACCCTGGCCAACCTCGGGGTGCCCAGCTTCGCCTTCATCAATGGTCTGGCGCTCGGCGGCGGACTCGAGATCGCCCTGCAATCCACCTACCGGACCGTCTCCACCGGCGCAGGCGCCCTCGCACTGCCTGAGGCGTTTATTGGCCTTGTTCCGGGCTGGGGCGGCGTCTACATTCTCCCCCGGTTGATCGGACCCGAAAACGCCGTCAAGGTAATGATCGAGAACCCGCTCAGCAACAACCGCACACTCACTGGCCCGGAAGCGTTTGAGCTCGGTATTGCCGATGCCATCTTCGAGCCGGCCGACTTCGTGGAGCAGTCCCTTGCGTGGGCTGCCCGTGTCATTACCGGCAAAGAAACCCCAGTGCGGAAGAACGCCGTCGACCCCTCGGACGAAGGCGTCGCCAGCCGCTGGGCTGCGGCGGTTTCCGCAGGCCGTGCGTTTGTTGAGGCGAAGACCTCCAATGCTTCGCCCGCGCCCGCCAAGGTGCTGGACATCATGGAGGCAAATCGCACCATGAGCCAAGGCGAATCGGCGGAGTTGGAATGTGAGACCCTTGCCGGCCTGATGCAGACGGATGAGTTCCGCTCCACCGTGTACGCTTTCCTGGACCTCGTGCAGAAGCGCTCCAAGCGGCCTGCAGGCGCACCGGACCGGAAGCTGGCCCGCCCGGTCACCAAGGTAGGCGTGGTAGGCGCGGGGCTCATGGCAAGCCAGCTGGCGCTACTTTTCGCCCGCCAGCTCAAGGTGCCGGTCGTCATGACCGACATCGATCAGGCCAGGGTAGACAAGGGCGTCGCGTACGTCCACGCAGAGGTCGACAAATTGCTGGCAAAGAAGCGAATCAAGGCCGACGCCGCCAACCGGACCAAGGCGCTCGTCACCGGTTCGGTGTCCAAGGCAGTCTTCGCTGATGCCGATTTCGTCATCGAGGCCGTGTTTGAAGAGCTGCACATCAAGAAGCAAGTCTTCGCCGAAGTGGAAGAGATCGTCTCCCCCGAGTGCATCCTCGCCACCAACACTTCCTCGCTGTCCGTAACCGCCATGGCCGAGGACCTACGGCACCCGGAGCGGCTGGTGGGCTTCCATTTCTTCAACCCTGTTGCCGTCATGCCGCTCTTGGAAATTGTCAGGGCGCCAAAGACTGACGACGCCGTACTGGCTACTGCTTTTGAGCTCGCCAAGGGCCTGAAGAAGACTGCCGTCCTGGTTAAGGATGCGCCGGCGTTCGTCGTAAACCGCATCCTGCTCCGCCTCATGGGCGAAGTCATCGCCGCTTTCGACGAAGGCACCCCCGCCGAAGTGGCAGACACCGCTTTGCGTCCCATGGGCCTGCCGATGACTCCCTTCACCCTGAGCGCCATGGTGGGACTGCCGGTCGCACAGCATGTGCAGGAGTCCCTCCATAATGCCTTCGGAGGCCGTTTCCCCGTTTCACAGAACCTGCAGAAGCTCATCGACAACGGCGTAAAGTCCCTCTGGGTCCCCGGTCCGGACGGAAAGCCAGTCATCCCGGCTGAGACTCTGGCCATCATGTCCTTCGGTAACACTCCCTCCACACGCGAGGAAGTGCTGCGGCGAACCCAGGACGCACTGGCCGAGGAAATCGGACTGATGCTTGAAGAAGGCGTGGTTGCCGGGCCTGAGGACATCGACCTCTGCGTCATCATGGGTGCGGGCTGGCCCATGTTCCTGGGCGGCATCACTCCCTACCTGGACCGCGTTGGCGCCGCTGAACGCGTCAATGGCAAGCGTTTCCTGGCACCCGGCGTCGCCTCCGCCCCGGCCTAA
- a CDS encoding HRDC domain-containing protein, with amino-acid sequence MTPENLDKTTTGDPVADPTTHIKVEGFDSHIPEVIDLDTPREGVPLVIDTLAGLERCAAAIAAGTGPAGVDAERASGFRYGQRAFLVQIRREGAGTWLIDPEPFDNLNIVNDALRGVEWILHAATQDLPCLSELGMWPDKLFDTELAARLAGLPRVGLAAVIEQLLGFGLAKEHSAADWSTRPLPEPWLRYAALDVEVLAELREELIELLQADGKLGFAEQEFEGILAAGIAPPRVDPWRKTSGLHQIRDRRQLAAVRELWEERDQLARKRDVAPGRLIPDSALVAAAKALPTTVPQLLATKGFHGRSAQREAPRWLRCITTARTLTDLPPLHLATNAPPPPRVWVDRDPAAAARLATARPALQEKADELKLPIENLLTPDYLRRVAWRPPSDVSLESIADELRTLGAREWQISFAAPILTEACLNPKPLPGKESKSRAEQQSKDSD; translated from the coding sequence ATGACCCCTGAAAACCTGGATAAAACCACAACCGGCGATCCGGTTGCTGATCCCACCACCCACATCAAAGTTGAAGGCTTCGACAGCCACATCCCTGAAGTCATCGATCTTGATACCCCGCGCGAAGGCGTGCCCCTGGTCATCGATACCTTGGCAGGCCTGGAGCGATGTGCCGCGGCTATTGCGGCCGGAACCGGGCCGGCTGGCGTCGACGCCGAACGCGCTTCCGGATTCCGCTACGGCCAGCGCGCCTTCCTCGTACAAATCCGGCGCGAAGGAGCCGGCACCTGGTTGATTGACCCCGAACCGTTTGACAACCTGAACATCGTCAATGATGCGCTGCGCGGTGTCGAATGGATCCTGCACGCTGCCACCCAGGACCTTCCCTGCCTTTCCGAGCTGGGCATGTGGCCGGACAAACTCTTCGATACCGAACTTGCGGCCAGGCTGGCCGGACTCCCTCGCGTCGGGCTCGCTGCCGTCATCGAACAGCTGCTTGGGTTCGGTCTCGCCAAAGAACATTCCGCCGCAGACTGGTCAACACGGCCGCTGCCGGAGCCTTGGCTGCGCTACGCTGCCCTCGACGTCGAAGTCCTGGCTGAACTCCGCGAAGAACTCATCGAACTTCTTCAGGCCGACGGCAAGCTCGGATTCGCCGAGCAGGAATTCGAGGGAATCCTTGCTGCCGGTATCGCACCCCCAAGGGTGGATCCATGGCGGAAGACATCCGGACTCCACCAGATCCGTGACCGCCGCCAGCTGGCCGCCGTTCGGGAACTGTGGGAGGAGCGGGACCAACTGGCCCGCAAGCGTGACGTCGCTCCCGGACGGCTCATCCCCGATTCCGCCCTCGTCGCAGCAGCCAAGGCGCTTCCCACCACCGTTCCCCAGCTCCTGGCCACCAAAGGCTTCCATGGCAGGTCAGCCCAGCGCGAAGCCCCCAGATGGCTGCGGTGCATAACCACAGCCCGCACGCTCACGGATCTGCCTCCCCTGCACTTGGCCACCAACGCGCCGCCCCCGCCACGCGTATGGGTGGACAGGGATCCGGCAGCTGCCGCACGCCTTGCCACAGCCCGCCCCGCGCTCCAGGAAAAGGCCGACGAACTCAAGCTACCTATCGAGAACCTGCTCACCCCGGACTACCTCCGCCGCGTGGCGTGGCGGCCGCCGTCGGACGTTTCACTGGAATCGATAGCCGATGAGCTACGCACCCTGGGTGCGCGGGAATGGCAAATCTCCTTCGCAGCGCCCATCCTGACTGAGGCATGCTTGAACCCAAAGCCGCTCCCCGGCAAGGAGTCCAAGTCGAGGGCAGAGCAGCAATCCAAGGACTCCGACTGA
- a CDS encoding low specificity L-threonine aldolase, giving the protein MTSTTEALHSATATTGHGQLHDPSVRGFASDNYSGVHPEVLAALATANGGHQVSYGEDVYTARLQEVLEQQFGSGIETFPVFNGTGANVLSLQSLLPRWGAVICASTAHINMDENGAPERVGGIKLLQIPTEDGKLTPALIDREAWGWGDEHRAQPLVVSITQTTELGTCYTPEEVRAIADHAHAKGMKLHMDGARLANAAAHLGVPLRTFTRDAGVDILSFGGTKNGLLFGEVVVALNPEAADGLKFLRKMNMQLASKMRFISAQFIALLEDGLWLRSAAHANAMAARLRSAIEGIDGVEPTQATQSNGVFAILPGGVADRLRSSFAFYDWDAARGEVRWMCSFDTTEEDIDAFVAAIKRELATDLAAG; this is encoded by the coding sequence GTGACGAGCACAACAGAGGCGCTCCACAGCGCCACCGCCACAACCGGCCACGGCCAACTCCACGACCCCTCGGTTCGAGGCTTTGCTTCGGACAATTATTCGGGAGTCCACCCCGAGGTCCTCGCTGCTCTGGCTACAGCCAACGGAGGCCACCAGGTCTCCTATGGTGAGGACGTTTACACCGCCCGGCTCCAGGAGGTCCTGGAACAGCAGTTCGGCAGCGGCATCGAAACCTTCCCGGTCTTCAACGGCACAGGCGCCAACGTCCTGTCCCTGCAATCGCTCCTTCCCCGCTGGGGTGCCGTCATTTGCGCTTCCACGGCGCACATCAACATGGACGAGAATGGTGCGCCCGAGCGGGTTGGCGGTATCAAGCTGCTGCAGATACCCACCGAAGACGGAAAACTCACGCCTGCGTTGATCGACCGCGAAGCCTGGGGCTGGGGCGATGAGCACCGCGCTCAGCCCCTGGTTGTCTCCATTACCCAGACCACCGAGTTGGGCACGTGCTACACCCCTGAAGAAGTGCGGGCCATCGCCGATCACGCCCATGCCAAAGGCATGAAGTTGCACATGGATGGAGCGCGGCTGGCAAACGCGGCAGCACACCTTGGCGTTCCCCTGCGTACGTTCACGCGCGACGCCGGTGTGGACATCCTGTCGTTCGGCGGCACCAAGAACGGACTGCTTTTTGGTGAAGTCGTGGTTGCCCTCAACCCTGAAGCCGCCGACGGCCTGAAATTCCTTCGCAAAATGAACATGCAGCTGGCTTCGAAGATGCGCTTCATCTCGGCGCAATTCATCGCCTTGCTGGAGGACGGACTGTGGCTACGGTCAGCTGCCCACGCCAACGCGATGGCAGCACGCCTGCGCTCGGCCATCGAGGGTATCGACGGCGTGGAGCCCACCCAGGCCACACAGTCGAACGGCGTCTTCGCGATTCTGCCCGGCGGAGTCGCCGACCGCCTGCGCTCATCCTTCGCCTTTTACGATTGGGACGCTGCCCGTGGTGAAGTCAGATGGATGTGCTCCTTCGATACCACGGAGGAAGATATCGACGCCTTCGTCGCCGCCATTAAGCGGGAGCTTGCCACCGATTTGGCGGCCGGCTAA